ATCGCCTTTTCCACGGGTCATCTGGCCGGTGCCAGCGCCGCGCAATATGTACTGGACGATACAGAGGCCTCTGCATTATAATAATACTGAAGCATTGTTGGCTTTTTAGGAGGATGGCAGTATGGAACGTCAGGCAAACGATCCGTTGGGAGCGCCGCTGGGTTCGCGAGATGTCGCGCGCGCGGCGCTTATTATGTGTACCAGCCGCTCGCGTGAGGAGGAAAAACAGCTGCAGGCGCAGTTTGCGCACGAGCATATCCGCTGCGCGGCAGTGGACTACGGCGGGGAGTTGATCCCCTCGGTGCAGAAGATCATCGAGCGCGCCGTGGTGGCCGCCAAGCGCGAAGGGGTCATCGGGGATACCCATCATGAAGAGGGCGGCGTGGCGGGCGCCACGCATGAGGCGGTCTCGCAGATCATGGGCAAGGCCATCGGCCTGAACGTGGGCGGCAAGATCGGCATCGCGCGCCACGGGGACCACATCGCGGTGTGCATCTTCTTTGGCATCGGGCTGCTGCACTTAAACGAGGTGGCTATCGGCCTGGGGCACCGCGCTGTGTGACGGATTTTTTATGTAGGGAGATGTTGCGAACCATGCAGATTGCCATTGACGGCCCCTCGGGCGCGGGCAAGTCCACCATCGCCAAGGCGCTTGCGAAAAAGCTCCAAATGACGTATCTGGATACCGGAGCGATGTACCGGGCCATTGCGCTCAAAACGCTGCGCATGGGTCTTACTGCTGCGGATGTCAAGGGCATTGAGACCATGCTTAAGCATACGGACGTATCCATTGCGTATATTGACGGCGTGCAGCACGTATTGTTGGATGGGGAGGACGTCTCCGGACTGATCCGCACCAACCGCGTCTCCAAGGCGGCATCGGATACCTCTGCCATCCCCGCGGTGCGCCAGAAGCTGCTGGAGCTGCAGCGCAGCATCGCCCGATCGCGCGACGTGGTGCTGGATGGGCGGGATATCGGCACATTTGTGCTGCCGCATGCCACCTACAAGTTCTTTTTGACGGCCAAGAGCCAGGAGCGCGCACGCCGCCGCTATGAGGAGCTGCTGGCCCGCGGCATTGCGGCGGAGCTGAACGACGTGCACGCGCAGATTCTGCAGCGGGACCA
Above is a window of Maliibacterium massiliense DNA encoding:
- the cmk gene encoding (d)CMP kinase, which codes for MQIAIDGPSGAGKSTIAKALAKKLQMTYLDTGAMYRAIALKTLRMGLTAADVKGIETMLKHTDVSIAYIDGVQHVLLDGEDVSGLIRTNRVSKAASDTSAIPAVRQKLLELQRSIARSRDVVLDGRDIGTFVLPHATYKFFLTAKSQERARRRYEELLARGIAAELNDVHAQILQRDHNDSHRAIAPLKKAEDAVEIDSTFNTPDEVLQMMLDYIERNPRKA
- a CDS encoding HutP family protein; the protein is MERQANDPLGAPLGSRDVARAALIMCTSRSREEEKQLQAQFAHEHIRCAAVDYGGELIPSVQKIIERAVVAAKREGVIGDTHHEEGGVAGATHEAVSQIMGKAIGLNVGGKIGIARHGDHIAVCIFFGIGLLHLNEVAIGLGHRAV